In the Telopea speciosissima isolate NSW1024214 ecotype Mountain lineage chromosome 2, Tspe_v1, whole genome shotgun sequence genome, one interval contains:
- the LOC122651011 gene encoding uncharacterized protein LOC122651011 translates to MGIFSQPPLMEAEEVLQLIDSGWFGHDISTEKQPSTAPPTAPVHEIPSEAPKPAISRLPTILVRSRSDDLSFKTSFKSNSPSPNSVLLIAKLQPILSGKEVVEVAESNTNQEKIERAVKKKRDLRRRGSSKSLSDLEFEELKGFMDLGFVFSEEDKDSRLVSIIPGLQRLGKKSDEKETTIDESAIPRPYLSEAWDLQNRRSEEIPLMNWRFPASGNEIDIKDHLRSWAHTVASTVR, encoded by the coding sequence ATGGGTATATTCTCACAGCCGCCATTAATGGAAGCAGAAGAAGTGCTGCAGCTCATCGACTCTGGTTGGTTCGGCCATGATATTTCCACAGAAAAACAACCTTCGACAGCTCCTCCGACAGCCCCTGTTCATGAAATCCCAAGCGAAGCCCCAAAGCCTGCCATCTCTCGCCTTCCCACGATTCTTGTTCGATCTCGGAGCGACGATTTGAGTTTCAAAACGAGCTTCAAATCAAATTCTCCTTCCCCGAATTCAGTTCTTCTCATAGCAAAACTCCAACCAATTCTTTCAGGCAAAGAAGTTGTAGAAGTTGCAGAAAGCAACACGAATCAAGAAAAGATCGAAAGAGCTGTTAAGAAAAAGAGGGACTTGAGAAGGAGGGGTAGCAGCAAAAGTTTATCAGACCTTGAGTTTGAAGAGCTAAAAGGGTTCATGGATCTGGGTTTTGTTTTCTCTGAAGAAGATAAAGATTCACGTTTGGTTTCTATCATTCCTGGGTTACAGAGATTGGGGAAAAAATCTGATGAAAAAGAGACAACCATTGACGAATCAGCAATTCCAAGACCTTATCTTTCAGAAGCTTGGGATCTTCAGAATCGAAGAAGTGAAGAGATCCCATTAATGAATTGGAGATTTCCTGCTTCCGGTAACGAAATCGACATAAAAGATCATCTCAGAAGTTGGGCTCACACAGTTGCATCTACTGTTAGATGA